The proteins below are encoded in one region of Campylobacter rectus:
- the pyrE gene encoding orotate phosphoribosyltransferase, which translates to MDLEKIYKDAGAFLQGHFLLSSGNHSQFYLQSAKVLEDPQLAGALADELAAVIEKSGVEFDSVCSPALGGILAGYELARAAKKRFIFTERIERIMSLRRGFEVGEGERFVVCEDIITTGGSALEAARVIESLGGEVVAFAALANRGFCKVANLAGSVAKASAKLPADKPFFALGNFEFEIFGPANCPLCADGSKAIKPGSRGN; encoded by the coding sequence ATGGATTTAGAGAAGATTTACAAGGATGCGGGCGCGTTTTTGCAGGGGCATTTTTTGCTTAGCAGCGGCAACCACTCGCAGTTTTATCTCCAAAGCGCCAAAGTGCTCGAAGATCCGCAGTTAGCGGGCGCTCTAGCGGACGAGTTAGCCGCCGTCATCGAAAAATCGGGCGTAGAGTTTGACAGCGTCTGTTCGCCCGCTCTAGGCGGCATTTTGGCCGGCTACGAGCTAGCTCGCGCAGCGAAAAAGCGCTTTATCTTTACCGAGCGTATCGAGCGCATTATGAGCCTGCGACGCGGCTTTGAGGTAGGGGAAGGCGAGCGATTCGTCGTCTGCGAGGACATCATCACCACGGGCGGCTCGGCGCTGGAGGCCGCGCGCGTGATCGAGAGCCTAGGCGGCGAGGTCGTGGCGTTTGCCGCGCTTGCCAATCGCGGCTTTTGCAAGGTCGCAAATTTAGCGGGCAGCGTCGCTAAAGCTAGCGCCAAACTACCCGCCGACAAGCCGTTTTTCGCGCTTGGAAACTTTGAGTTTGAGATTTTTGGTCCCGCAAACTGCCCTCTCTGCGCCGACGGAAGCAAGGCGATAAAACCCGGCAGCAGAGGCAACTAA
- the frr gene encoding ribosome recycling factor, with protein MLNEIYKKQKEHSDKCIEGLKRDFSTLRTGKVNISIVDNIYVDYYGSQTPLNQVATILTSDASTISITPWEKPMLKTITAAISAANIGVNPNNDGESVKLFFPPMTVEQRHENAKHAKAFGEKAKVSIRNIRKDANDEVKKLEKDKSITEDESKKGQDEVQKITDSYTSKIDSLVKEKESELLKV; from the coding sequence ATGCTGAATGAAATTTACAAAAAACAAAAAGAGCATAGCGATAAGTGCATCGAGGGCCTAAAACGCGACTTTAGCACGCTTCGCACGGGCAAGGTAAATATAAGCATAGTCGATAATATTTACGTGGATTATTACGGTAGCCAAACTCCGCTAAACCAAGTCGCCACCATACTAACGAGCGATGCAAGTACCATAAGCATCACGCCATGGGAAAAACCGATGCTAAAAACCATCACTGCAGCCATCTCTGCGGCAAATATCGGAGTAAATCCGAACAACGACGGCGAGAGCGTGAAGCTGTTTTTCCCTCCGATGACGGTCGAGCAACGCCACGAAAACGCCAAACACGCTAAGGCATTCGGCGAAAAAGCTAAAGTCAGCATCAGAAACATCAGAAAAGACGCTAACGACGAGGTAAAAAAGCTCGAAAAAGATAAATCAATCACCGAAGACGAGAGCAAAAAAGGACAAGACGAAGTCCAAAAGATCACCGACAGCTACACGTCAAAGATCGACTCGCTCGTAAAAGAAAAAGAGAGCGAACTTTTAAAAGTTTAA
- a CDS encoding polysaccharide deacetylase family protein: MLASVLTVFVSVQLAFADAHIFNYHRFDDDRHPSTNISSKNLREQFDYFKEKGYEIVPLSKLVDAIKNGEPVSDNWVVLTVDDGYKSFYEKGLPIFLEYGYPFALMVYVEASARKYGDFMTFEQIKEVEKYGEVGYHSYGHPHMVGLNEEKLKNDFEDGISKFEKNMGYKPRYFAYPFGEYNDRVRDMAIDYGIEVILSQNSGAVAANSDLHELDRIPAMNGTHLPSALASKFLKAEWILPQDYPKDNKISEIVIKTDENATHGYFSMSGQKTKKVKLENGRMTLKFNKPIDRYKVRMSLKVNGKTTTKILVKDINAE; this comes from the coding sequence ATTTTAGCCTCCGTCCTTACGGTTTTTGTATCCGTCCAGCTGGCTTTTGCCGACGCGCATATCTTTAACTATCACAGATTTGACGACGATAGGCACCCGAGCACCAACATTTCTAGCAAAAATTTACGCGAGCAGTTTGACTATTTTAAAGAAAAAGGCTACGAGATCGTGCCGCTCTCAAAGCTAGTGGATGCGATCAAAAACGGCGAGCCGGTATCGGATAACTGGGTCGTTTTAACCGTAGACGACGGCTATAAGAGCTTTTACGAAAAGGGTCTGCCGATATTTTTAGAGTACGGATATCCGTTTGCGCTGATGGTCTATGTCGAGGCTAGCGCGCGAAAATACGGCGACTTTATGACCTTTGAGCAGATCAAAGAGGTCGAAAAATACGGCGAGGTCGGCTATCATTCCTACGGACACCCGCATATGGTCGGTCTAAACGAGGAAAAGCTAAAAAACGACTTTGAGGACGGCATAAGCAAATTTGAAAAAAATATGGGCTACAAGCCGCGATATTTCGCCTATCCGTTCGGCGAATACAACGATAGGGTGCGCGATATGGCGATAGATTACGGCATCGAGGTGATACTTAGCCAAAACTCGGGTGCGGTTGCTGCAAACAGCGATCTGCACGAGCTGGACAGGATCCCTGCGATGAACGGCACCCACCTGCCCTCCGCGCTTGCAAGCAAATTTCTAAAAGCCGAATGGATACTGCCGCAAGACTATCCCAAAGATAATAAAATCAGCGAGATCGTTATAAAAACCGACGAGAACGCGACGCATGGCTACTTCTCGATGAGCGGGCAAAAAACGAAAAAAGTCAAGCTCGAAAACGGACGGATGACGCTTAAATTTAACAAGCCGATCGACCGCTATAAAGTGAGAATGAGCCTTAAGGTAAACGGAAAAACGACGACCAAAATTTTAGTAAAGGATATAAATGCTGAATGA
- the secG gene encoding preprotein translocase subunit SecG has protein sequence MDSLFLVLQFIFAVVLTIAVLLQKSSSIGLGAYSGSNESLFGAKGPAGFLAKFTFVVGVLFILNTLALSYAYNTQRSKSLIDSIDASALPSAPSEVPAAPESSAPAAPKAPANEQK, from the coding sequence ATGGATTCGCTTTTTTTAGTATTGCAGTTTATTTTCGCGGTAGTTTTGACGATCGCCGTTTTGCTCCAGAAAAGCTCCTCTATCGGACTAGGTGCATATAGCGGCAGCAACGAAAGCCTGTTTGGGGCAAAAGGACCGGCAGGATTTTTGGCTAAATTTACCTTTGTCGTAGGCGTTTTATTTATTTTAAATACCCTTGCTCTAAGCTACGCTTATAATACGCAAAGGAGCAAATCTTTGATCGACTCTATCGACGCATCCGCTTTGCCTAGTGCGCCTAGCGAAGTCCCCGCTGCGCCTGAGTCTAGCGCTCCGGCAGCTCCCAAAGCTCCCGCAAACGAGCAAAAGTAG
- a CDS encoding Bax inhibitor-1/YccA family protein, with product MSLYDRNYANSREREVASEYSQSALSTFIKQTYQLFAASLLAASVGAYVGLFSSLGVAVAGNYLLFVILELGLLVGLHFAKRKAGLNLALLFAFTFISGLTLTPILARTFAMPGGAAIVAQAFTLTTVAFGGLSVFAMNTKRDFTVWGKMLFITLIVLLVAMLMNLFFQSPIFQVALSCVAAVLFSAYILYDTQNIIRGNYETPIEGAVALYLDFVNLFVSLLRILGFINSND from the coding sequence ATGAGTTTATACGATAGAAATTACGCAAACTCAAGGGAACGCGAGGTCGCGAGCGAATATTCGCAAAGCGCGCTTAGCACGTTTATCAAGCAAACTTACCAGCTTTTCGCGGCTTCGCTTTTAGCGGCCAGCGTCGGAGCTTACGTCGGGCTTTTTAGCTCGCTTGGAGTAGCGGTAGCGGGCAACTATTTGCTATTTGTGATATTAGAGCTCGGGCTTTTGGTGGGGCTGCATTTTGCCAAACGCAAAGCCGGTTTAAATTTGGCCTTGCTTTTTGCATTTACCTTTATCAGCGGCCTTACGCTTACGCCTATTTTGGCGCGTACTTTTGCGATGCCGGGAGGCGCGGCGATAGTGGCTCAGGCCTTTACGCTTACGACGGTGGCTTTTGGCGGACTTAGCGTATTTGCGATGAATACCAAACGCGACTTTACCGTATGGGGCAAGATGCTTTTCATCACGCTTATCGTTTTGCTCGTGGCTATGCTGATGAATTTATTTTTTCAGAGCCCGATTTTTCAGGTAGCGCTATCATGCGTAGCCGCGGTTTTGTTTAGCGCGTATATCCTTTACGATACGCAAAATATCATCCGCGGCAACTACGAAACTCCGATCGAAGGCGCGGTCGCTCTTTATCTTGATTTCGTAAATTTATTCGTTTCTTTACTTAGAATTTTAGGATTCATAAACAGTAATGACTAA
- a CDS encoding carbonic anhydrase, with the protein MREILDGAVKFMEEDFLEHKELFESLGEKQTPHTLFVGCIDSRVVPNLITNTMPGDLVVVRNIANIVPPYRKSEEFLATTSAIEYALQTLNVQNVIICGHSNCGGCAALWMDEDKFSKTPNVKRWLDLLGPVKRRVQKLFGDNIAKREWLTERLSLVNSLENLLSYPDVKAKFKDNELKIYAWHYIIETGEIYNYNFVTKSFKLLGVEK; encoded by the coding sequence ATGCGAGAGATTTTAGACGGTGCGGTCAAATTTATGGAAGAGGATTTTTTGGAGCACAAGGAGCTTTTTGAAAGCCTAGGCGAGAAGCAGACGCCGCACACTCTTTTTGTCGGTTGTATCGACTCGCGCGTAGTGCCAAACCTCATAACAAATACGATGCCGGGCGATCTGGTAGTCGTGCGAAATATCGCAAACATCGTGCCGCCGTATCGCAAAAGCGAGGAATTTTTAGCTACGACTTCGGCGATCGAGTACGCCTTGCAAACGCTAAACGTGCAAAACGTCATCATCTGCGGACATAGTAACTGCGGCGGCTGCGCTGCGCTATGGATGGACGAGGATAAATTTAGCAAAACGCCAAACGTTAAGCGTTGGCTTGATCTGCTAGGTCCCGTAAAAAGACGCGTACAAAAGCTTTTCGGCGATAATATCGCAAAAAGAGAGTGGCTAACGGAGCGCCTAAGTCTTGTAAATTCGCTTGAAAATTTACTGAGCTATCCGGACGTCAAGGCCAAATTTAAAGATAACGAGCTAAAAATTTACGCCTGGCACTACATAATAGAAACCGGCGAAATTTACAACTACAACTTCGTAACGAAGAGCTTTAAACTGCTAGGAGTCGAAAAATGA
- a CDS encoding mechanosensitive ion channel family protein: protein MRKILAAVFALCFSLNLLANTASDDLNATDILSVVNQINEANAQIAVIKAQSAENNETADKSVLFKTVLDKKEKLIEQIPYLIMQIEIDEEQVRKFEQEMQTLSAKTKKLKNQGNQNLYVKNMLELERMRLDGLFYSSLLNLENIFKEGGKAVNVKLAVEETLLSFQTEFYAQFKAFKDSLSEEVALAHKGELDALDAHKKTFEEILHYLRDNAELLTSNYIISELNLKTAIDFINEKASFTSKFNVGKAAIIFVVFLFFVSFTTLLSKLTLWALMKFFVKHDSDRQTKGRIVEIIKRPMLLTLIAYAIDICVSIAYYPAPMPIKFANFLTITFVVAVTWLVLSVLNGYGMVLINELTKKSGRKEVINLILKIIYFIIFVIALLIVLSKLGFNVSAIIASLGIGGLAVALATKDILANFFASVMLLFDNSFSQGDWIVCGDIEGTVVEIGLRKTTVRTFDNALIFVPNSKLASDPIRNWSRRKMGRRIRMLIGIKYSATTEQIKKCIEEIRQMLLEHPGIAKGDDMGSKKASRYDRGIVSIDDLAGYKSNLFVVVDEFADSSINILVYCFSKTIVWGEFLAVKEDVMMKIMDIVEANGLGFAFPSQSLYVEEVKK from the coding sequence ATGAGAAAAATTTTAGCCGCCGTTTTCGCGCTGTGCTTTAGCTTAAATTTACTCGCAAACACCGCAAGCGACGATCTAAACGCGACCGATATCCTAAGCGTCGTAAATCAAATCAACGAAGCAAACGCCCAGATCGCCGTCATCAAGGCACAGTCCGCCGAAAATAACGAAACCGCCGATAAAAGCGTGCTTTTTAAGACGGTCTTGGATAAAAAAGAAAAGCTGATCGAGCAGATCCCTTATCTCATCATGCAAATCGAGATTGATGAGGAGCAGGTGCGAAAATTTGAGCAAGAGATGCAAACTCTGAGCGCAAAAACCAAAAAGCTAAAAAACCAGGGCAATCAAAATTTATACGTCAAAAATATGCTCGAGCTTGAGCGTATGCGGCTTGACGGGCTGTTTTACTCCTCGCTTTTAAATTTGGAAAATATCTTTAAAGAGGGCGGCAAAGCCGTGAACGTCAAGCTTGCCGTCGAGGAGACGCTGCTTAGCTTTCAGACCGAGTTTTACGCGCAGTTTAAGGCTTTCAAGGACTCGCTAAGCGAAGAAGTAGCCTTGGCGCACAAAGGCGAGCTAGACGCGCTAGATGCGCACAAAAAGACGTTTGAAGAGATACTCCACTATCTGCGCGACAACGCCGAGCTGCTCACGTCAAACTACATCATCTCGGAGCTAAATTTAAAAACGGCGATAGATTTTATCAACGAAAAGGCCTCCTTTACGAGCAAATTTAACGTCGGCAAAGCCGCGATCATATTCGTCGTGTTTTTGTTTTTCGTCTCGTTTACGACGCTGCTTAGTAAGCTCACGCTGTGGGCGTTAATGAAATTTTTCGTCAAGCATGACTCCGATAGGCAGACAAAAGGGCGTATCGTCGAGATCATCAAGCGTCCGATGCTGCTCACCCTCATCGCCTACGCGATAGATATTTGCGTCTCGATCGCGTATTACCCGGCTCCGATGCCGATAAAATTTGCAAATTTCCTCACGATCACCTTCGTCGTCGCCGTCACTTGGCTCGTGCTCAGCGTATTAAACGGCTACGGCATGGTGCTCATAAACGAACTCACCAAAAAAAGCGGTCGCAAAGAGGTGATAAATTTGATCCTAAAGATCATCTATTTCATCATTTTCGTTATCGCGCTGCTCATCGTGCTTAGCAAGCTCGGATTTAACGTCAGTGCCATCATCGCGTCTCTTGGTATCGGCGGCCTTGCGGTAGCTCTCGCGACCAAGGATATCTTGGCGAATTTCTTTGCTTCCGTGATGTTGCTCTTTGACAACTCGTTCTCGCAAGGCGACTGGATCGTCTGCGGCGACATCGAGGGAACGGTCGTGGAGATAGGACTCAGAAAAACGACCGTGCGAACCTTTGACAACGCCCTTATCTTCGTGCCAAACTCAAAGCTAGCCAGCGATCCGATCCGAAACTGGAGCAGGCGAAAGATGGGACGACGCATCAGGATGCTGATCGGCATAAAATACAGCGCCACGACCGAGCAGATCAAAAAGTGCATCGAGGAGATCAGGCAGATGCTACTAGAGCACCCAGGCATCGCAAAGGGCGACGATATGGGCTCTAAAAAGGCTAGCCGATACGACCGCGGTATCGTCTCGATCGACGACCTGGCCGGCTATAAGTCGAATTTATTCGTCGTCGTGGACGAGTTTGCCGATAGCTCGATAAATATCCTCGTGTATTGCTTTTCAAAGACGATAGTTTGGGGCGAGTTTTTGGCCGTTAAAGAGGACGTGATGATGAAGATAATGGACATCGTGGAGGCTAACGGGCTAGGATTTGCCTTCCCTAGCCAGAGCCTATACGTCGAAGAAGTGAAAAAATAA
- a CDS encoding TRAP transporter large permease produces the protein MTIAFLFISLFSLMLIGVPVAVSLGASTVLTMLLFTDLDVATIPQLIFDGINKFALMAIPMFILAGNLLSKGGSARRIIDFAKSMVGHLPGGLPMSAIFACVIFAAVSGSSPATVVAIGSIMFVAIKEAGYPKEYAVGGITTAGSLGILIPPSVVMIVYGVTAEVSIAQLFMAGVVPGAMLGGMMIAQTYIGAKKLGFKATKPEPWSERIKKFGKAFWALLIVVVVIGGIYGGIFTPTEAAAASAIYALIISLFVYKDIRFKDLWDICLESAITTAMIFFIIANAVVFAYLLTSENIPQTIADSILAANIGKIGFLIIVNILLFIMGQFMEPSSVVMIMVPLLLPIATALGVDPVHFGILLIVNMEIGMITPPVGLNLFVASGLTGMNLKDVIVACLPWTLTLFVGLMLVTYVPEISLWLPRLMYGG, from the coding sequence ATGACCATCGCATTTTTGTTTATCTCGCTGTTTAGCCTCATGCTCATAGGCGTTCCTGTCGCCGTTTCGCTAGGAGCCAGCACGGTTCTTACGATGCTTCTTTTTACGGATCTTGACGTCGCGACGATACCTCAGCTCATCTTTGACGGTATCAATAAATTTGCCCTTATGGCGATCCCGATGTTTATCCTAGCCGGAAATTTACTGAGCAAGGGCGGTTCAGCTAGACGCATTATAGATTTTGCCAAATCCATGGTCGGACACTTACCCGGCGGCCTACCGATGAGCGCGATATTTGCGTGCGTGATATTTGCCGCGGTTTCGGGCAGCTCGCCCGCTACGGTCGTAGCGATAGGGTCTATTATGTTCGTCGCTATCAAAGAAGCGGGTTATCCAAAAGAATACGCCGTGGGCGGCATCACAACCGCGGGCTCGCTAGGCATCCTCATCCCGCCTTCGGTCGTTATGATCGTTTACGGCGTGACGGCCGAGGTCAGTATCGCACAGCTCTTTATGGCGGGCGTAGTGCCGGGAGCGATGCTGGGAGGTATGATGATAGCGCAGACTTATATCGGAGCGAAAAAACTCGGCTTTAAAGCGACCAAGCCAGAACCTTGGAGCGAGCGAATAAAGAAATTCGGCAAGGCGTTTTGGGCGCTGCTAATCGTAGTGGTCGTTATCGGCGGTATCTACGGCGGCATTTTCACCCCAACCGAGGCTGCTGCGGCTAGCGCGATTTATGCGCTGATCATATCGCTGTTCGTCTATAAAGATATCAGATTTAAAGACCTGTGGGATATCTGCCTAGAGTCTGCTATCACGACGGCGATGATATTTTTCATCATCGCAAACGCGGTCGTGTTTGCCTACCTGCTAACTAGCGAAAACATCCCGCAAACGATAGCAGATAGCATCCTAGCCGCAAATATCGGCAAGATCGGCTTTTTAATCATCGTAAATATCCTGCTTTTTATCATGGGGCAGTTTATGGAGCCCTCATCGGTCGTGATGATTATGGTGCCGCTACTGCTACCGATCGCGACTGCGCTAGGCGTGGATCCGGTGCACTTTGGTATCCTGCTCATCGTAAATATGGAAATCGGTATGATCACGCCGCCGGTCGGGCTAAATTTATTCGTAGCAAGCGGCCTAACGGGTATGAATCTAAAAGACGTCATCGTCGCGTGCTTGCCGTGGACTTTGACGCTATTTGTCGGGTTAATGCTAGTCACATACGTGCCTGAAATCTCGCTTTGGCTACCGAGGCTGATGTACGGGGGCTGA
- a CDS encoding TRAP transporter small permease — translation MGKFFEILDVGIASVNKTVAVLGIAAGTLLAFINVVMRYCFNTGWSWAGELTNYLFIWSAFFAAAYGFRKGIHISVTILIERFPAPIAKAYLIFANAITTVFLMFVVVYSVQYLQVMIELDFMSVDLGVPQWVPMLVLPIAFLGASYRAGEKIYRIATTPADKVIINNEAEMIRDSVKKS, via the coding sequence ATGGGTAAATTTTTTGAGATTTTAGATGTCGGCATCGCCTCGGTAAACAAAACCGTAGCGGTGCTAGGCATCGCCGCAGGCACGCTGCTGGCTTTCATCAACGTCGTGATGAGGTATTGCTTTAATACGGGCTGGTCGTGGGCGGGCGAGCTAACCAACTATCTTTTTATCTGGTCGGCGTTTTTCGCCGCCGCTTACGGCTTTAGAAAAGGCATACATATCTCGGTTACGATTTTGATCGAGAGATTTCCCGCTCCTATCGCCAAGGCCTATCTCATCTTCGCAAATGCCATAACGACGGTGTTTTTGATGTTCGTCGTGGTTTATAGCGTGCAGTATCTGCAGGTGATGATCGAGCTTGATTTTATGAGCGTGGATCTAGGCGTACCGCAGTGGGTGCCGATGCTAGTGCTACCGATAGCGTTTTTAGGTGCCAGCTACCGCGCCGGAGAGAAAATTTACCGGATCGCTACGACGCCCGCCGATAAAGTCATCATAAACAACGAAGCCGAGATGATACGCGACTCGGTCAAGAAAAGCTAA
- a CDS encoding DctP family TRAP transporter solute-binding subunit has product MKIKLLSALLLSCALAGSAFAAGKTYTIKFAHVVAASTPKGKAADFFAKRVGELSGGAIKVEVYPAASLMDDDRVFAALKLGNVQMAAPSFSKFTPIVPQFQLFDLPFIFRDNAHLYAVQDGEVGQALKDLIAKKGFIALDFWDAGFKHFSSSKKPIVEPADAKGQKFRIQSSKVLEEQIKVVGGNPQVLPFSEVYPALQQGVADATENPLSNFYNSKFYEAQSSLTLSSHGYLGYLVVFSEKFWKGLPEDMKAHVKQALSEATTYEREETAKEEEHILSELKKFASESKKLEIIELNADQKGKWAEAMKPIYPNFYKTIGQDLIEKTINTK; this is encoded by the coding sequence ATGAAAATTAAGTTACTTTCCGCACTGCTTCTTTCTTGCGCGCTTGCGGGCAGCGCGTTTGCCGCAGGCAAAACATATACGATCAAATTCGCCCACGTCGTGGCCGCTTCTACGCCAAAAGGCAAGGCTGCAGACTTTTTTGCCAAACGAGTCGGCGAGCTTAGCGGCGGAGCGATCAAGGTAGAGGTATATCCTGCCGCATCGCTGATGGACGACGATAGGGTTTTTGCGGCGCTAAAGCTTGGCAACGTACAGATGGCTGCGCCTAGTTTTTCTAAATTTACGCCGATAGTGCCGCAGTTTCAGCTATTTGACCTGCCGTTTATCTTTAGAGACAACGCTCACCTTTATGCTGTTCAAGACGGCGAAGTCGGACAAGCTCTAAAAGATCTAATCGCTAAAAAAGGCTTCATCGCGCTTGATTTTTGGGATGCTGGATTTAAGCACTTTAGCTCAAGCAAAAAGCCTATCGTAGAGCCTGCGGACGCTAAGGGACAAAAATTCCGCATCCAAAGCTCAAAAGTACTTGAAGAGCAGATCAAAGTAGTCGGCGGAAACCCGCAAGTATTGCCGTTTTCAGAGGTTTATCCGGCCCTTCAACAAGGCGTAGCCGATGCGACCGAAAACCCGCTTTCAAACTTCTATAACTCCAAATTTTACGAGGCTCAAAGCTCTTTAACGCTCTCTAGCCACGGATACTTGGGATACCTAGTAGTTTTTAGCGAGAAGTTCTGGAAAGGCCTGCCTGAGGATATGAAAGCGCACGTAAAACAAGCTCTAAGCGAAGCTACGACTTATGAGCGCGAAGAGACGGCTAAAGAAGAAGAGCACATTTTAAGCGAGCTTAAAAAATTCGCAAGCGAGAGCAAAAAGCTTGAGATCATCGAGCTAAACGCCGATCAAAAAGGCAAATGGGCGGAAGCTATGAAGCCGATTTATCCGAATTTCTACAAAACGATCGGTCAAGATTTGATAGAAAAAACGATAAATACGAAGTAG
- the sodB gene encoding superoxide dismutase [Fe], translating into MFKLRKLPFDPKANALISEETCIYHHGKHHQTYINNLNNLIKDTEFEGANLYDILLNSSGGLFNNAARVYNHDFYWDCISKKSQMSGELKARLEKDIPNFKEEFLKAATTLFGSGWAWLVYNPKEDRLQIVQTSNPQTPVTDGLVPLLVADVWEHAYYVDHKNARPAYLEKFFENINWGFVSAAYEWALKEGLNSVKFYISELHGGAKSCCGCGCS; encoded by the coding sequence ATGTTTAAACTTAGAAAACTTCCTTTCGATCCGAAAGCAAATGCCCTCATCAGCGAAGAAACCTGTATCTATCATCACGGCAAACACCATCAAACTTATATCAATAACCTAAATAATTTGATAAAAGACACGGAGTTTGAGGGCGCAAATCTCTATGACATCTTATTAAACAGCTCGGGCGGGCTCTTTAATAACGCCGCTCGGGTCTATAACCACGACTTTTACTGGGACTGCATCTCGAAAAAAAGCCAAATGAGCGGCGAACTAAAAGCTCGCTTGGAAAAAGATATTCCGAATTTTAAAGAGGAATTTTTAAAAGCGGCGACTACGCTTTTTGGTTCGGGCTGGGCGTGGCTCGTGTATAATCCGAAGGAGGATAGACTGCAAATCGTGCAAACGAGCAACCCGCAAACTCCGGTGACGGACGGGCTAGTGCCGCTTTTAGTCGCGGACGTTTGGGAGCACGCATACTACGTCGATCACAAGAATGCGCGCCCGGCGTATCTGGAAAAATTTTTTGAAAATATCAACTGGGGCTTCGTTTCGGCGGCTTACGAATGGGCTCTAAAAGAGGGGCTAAATTCGGTCAAATTTTATATCTCCGAGCTTCACGGCGGCGCGAAATCTTGCTGCGGTTGCGGCTGTAGCTGA